A genomic region of Peromyscus eremicus chromosome 19, PerEre_H2_v1, whole genome shotgun sequence contains the following coding sequences:
- the LOC131895656 gene encoding small ribosomal subunit protein uS2, whose amino-acid sequence MSGALDVLQMKEEDVLKFLAAGTHLGGTNLDFQMEQYIYKRKSDGIYIINLKRTWEKLLLAARAIVAIENPADVSVISSRNTGQRAVLKFAAATGATPIAGRFTPGTFTNQIQAAFREPRLLVVTDPRADHQPLTEASYVNLPTIALCNTDSPLRYVDIAIPCNNKGAHSVGLMWWMLAREVLRMRGTISREHPWEVMPDLYFYRDPEEIEKEEQAAAEKAVTKEEFQGEWTAPAPEFTAAQPEVADWSEGVQVPSVPIQQFPTEDWSAQPATEDWSAAPTAQATEWVGATTEWS is encoded by the coding sequence ATGTCCGGAGCCCTTGATGTCCTGCAGATGAAGGAGGAGGATGTCCTCAAATTCCTTGCTGCAGGAACCCACTTAGGTGGCACCAACCTTGACTTTCAGATGGAGCAGTACATCTACAAAAGGAAAAGTGATGGTATCTACATCATAAATCTGAAGAGGACCTGGGAGAAGCTGTTGCTTGCAGCCCGTGCTATTGTTGCCATTGAGAACCCTGCTGATGTCAGCGTCATCTCCTCCAGGAACACTGGGCAGCGAGCTGTGCTGAAGTTTGCTGCCGCCACTGGAGCCACTCCGATTGCTGGCCGCTTCACCCCTGGGACCTTCACTAACCAGATCCAAGCAGCCTTCAGGGAGCCGCGGCTTCTAGTGGTGACTGATCCCAGAGCTGACCACCAGCCCCTCACAGAGGCGTCTTATGTCAACCTGCCCACCATTGCGCTGTGTAACACAGACTCTCCTCTGCGCTACGTGGACATTGCCATCCCATGCAACAATAAGGGAGCGCACTCAGTGGGTCTGATGTGGTGGATGCTGGCCCGGGAAGTACTCCGCATGCGTGGCACTATCTCCCGTGAGCACCCATGGGAAGTTATGCCTGATCTTTACTTCTACAGAGACCCAGAGGAGATTGAGAAGGAGGAACAGGCTGCTGCCGAGAAGGCTGTGACCAAGGAGGAATTCCAGGGTGAATGGACTGCACCAGCTCCTGAGTTCACTGCTGCTCAGCCAGAGGTGGCAGACTGGTCTGAGGGTGTACAGGTGCCCTCTGTACCCATCCAGCAGTTCCCTACTGAAGACTGGAGtgcccagccagccactgaggactGGTCCGCAGCTCCTACAGCGCAGGCCACCGAGTGGGTTGGAGCCACCACTGAGTGGTCCTGA